One genomic region from Candidatus Spechtbacteria bacterium encodes:
- a CDS encoding GatB/YqeY domain-containing protein — protein MGNLQTRINSDLVTAMKAGDEVAKSVLRMLRAEITRKEIELMKRELGLDDAEVVALVAKEIKKRQEAIELYAKGGRQDLVDQEQKELKVLEMYRPAQLSDEDVKQVISRVMMEAQGVKDVGLIMKKVMEQIRGQADGARVRILVEEIVKFSL, from the coding sequence ATGGGAAATCTTCAAACTCGCATCAATAGTGATCTGGTTACAGCGATGAAGGCTGGCGACGAAGTCGCAAAGTCTGTTTTGCGCATGCTGCGCGCGGAAATTACGCGCAAGGAAATTGAGCTGATGAAGAGAGAGCTAGGCCTTGATGATGCCGAGGTAGTGGCGCTGGTGGCGAAAGAAATAAAAAAACGCCAAGAAGCAATTGAACTATATGCAAAAGGAGGAAGGCAAGATCTTGTAGATCAAGAACAAAAAGAATTGAAGGTATTGGAGATGTATAGGCCAGCCCAACTAAGCGATGAAGATGTGAAACAAGTCATATCTCGTGTTATGATGGAAGCGCAGGGCGTAAAAGATGTAGGGCTTATTATGAAAAAAGTTATGGAGCAAATTCGCGGGCAAGCGGATGGTGCGCGAGTGAGAATACTCGTGGAGGAAATCGTAAAATTTTCTTTATAA
- the ybeY gene encoding rRNA maturation RNase YbeY: MDESLINCKVENFTRARISTRGVCNLVQEAGLRVQRELPTSSTKAWQKQYRDGCIFVFFVGKVESRALNNKFRNQDTATDVISFEYEDSLNDPEHRVGEIVVCPILIKKQAKVRGVRFEDELAHALIHGTMHVFGHHHEKNEKETRWVHNQEDFILHKLGYKTAHTP, from the coding sequence ATGGACGAGAGTTTGATTAATTGTAAGGTTGAAAATTTTACAAGAGCGCGTATTTCAACTCGGGGTGTCTGTAATCTTGTTCAAGAGGCCGGTCTGCGCGTGCAAAGAGAATTGCCCACGTCTTCGACTAAGGCATGGCAGAAGCAATATCGGGACGGATGCATTTTTGTTTTTTTTGTAGGGAAGGTAGAGTCGCGAGCGCTTAACAATAAATTTCGTAATCAAGACACGGCAACAGACGTAATTTCATTTGAATACGAGGATTCATTAAATGATCCGGAGCACCGCGTCGGAGAGATTGTTGTGTGTCCAATTCTTATAAAAAAACAGGCGAAGGTACGAGGAGTGCGCTTTGAAGATGAACTTGCTCACGCGCTTATTCATGGCACCATGCATGTATTTGGTCATCATCATGAGAAGAATGAAAAGGAAACGAGGTGGGTGCACAATCAAGAAGATTTTATTTTACATAAATTGGGGTACAAGACAGCACACACGCCATAA
- a CDS encoding nucleoside-diphosphate kinase (catalyzes the formation of nucleoside triphosphate from ATP and nucleoside diphosphate) translates to MEQKHPAEETTVLLVKPDGVKRGLVGEVVKRIEMRGLKIIALKMIAVSREHARNHYPNTDEWMRGMGEKTLSNYNQYGKDSIQEIGTADPLEIGKMVAEWNVDFLTSGPVVAMLIKGIHAVDMVRKIVGKTIPSQAEMGTIRGDYSVDSPTMANFAKRAIHNVVHASGDPSEAAHELEHWFTAEEIHDYKRAEEDIMF, encoded by the coding sequence ATGGAACAAAAACATCCAGCCGAAGAAACAACAGTATTATTGGTTAAGCCAGATGGAGTAAAGCGTGGCTTGGTCGGTGAGGTTGTAAAGCGTATTGAAATGCGAGGGTTAAAAATTATTGCGCTTAAAATGATTGCCGTGTCTCGTGAGCACGCGCGGAATCATTATCCTAACACTGACGAATGGATGCGTGGAATGGGAGAAAAAACTCTTTCCAATTACAATCAATATGGGAAGGATTCAATTCAAGAAATAGGCACAGCAGATCCATTGGAAATAGGCAAAATGGTGGCAGAATGGAATGTGGATTTTCTCACGTCAGGCCCTGTTGTCGCAATGTTAATAAAAGGAATACATGCTGTTGATATGGTGCGTAAAATTGTAGGCAAAACTATTCCATCGCAAGCGGAAATGGGAACGATTCGCGGCGATTATTCCGTGGATTCGCCAACCATGGCAAACTTTGCAAAACGCGCAATTCATAACGTGGTGCACGCGTCAGGCGACCCATCTGAAGCGGCGCACGAACTTGAGCATTGGTTTACCGCAGAAGAAATTCACGACTATAAGAGAGCAGAGGAAGATATTATGTTTTAA
- the ftsZ gene encoding cell division protein FtsZ → MPQVKPDIQTFARIKVVGVGGSGCHALARMMALRVEGVEFVAINTDAQDLHNSNAPQKIHIGKNLTRGLGAGMNPEIGRQAAEENRDELQEALRGSDMVFVAGGLGGGTCTGAAPIVAEAAKQSGALTVAVITKPFAFEGMQRARLAEEGLASLRERVDTLITIQNDRLLQIIDRKTTLLNAFAIVDDVLRQGVQGISDLVVQPGIVNVDFADIKAIMQDAGPALMGIGHASGEERAMEAARSAINSPLLDISIDGARGVLFCVSGGDDLAMSEINDAAKVITDSINPEAKVIFGAVLDERLKKGELKVTVIATGFSDNDNIGSRKEETSRRERGIPDIQKRVADHRHESPVSITVSSEKEYVEENENNNANKVRPLETNIPVATEEEEDWDIPAFIRKKLK, encoded by the coding sequence ATGCCGCAAGTCAAACCAGATATACAAACATTCGCACGCATTAAGGTTGTTGGTGTCGGTGGATCCGGATGTCACGCGCTCGCGCGCATGATGGCGCTGCGTGTTGAGGGAGTGGAGTTTGTCGCAATCAATACCGATGCGCAGGATTTACATAATTCTAACGCGCCGCAGAAGATTCATATCGGCAAGAATTTAACGCGCGGACTTGGCGCGGGTATGAATCCTGAAATCGGACGGCAAGCAGCGGAAGAGAATCGCGATGAGCTTCAGGAAGCACTGCGCGGCTCTGACATGGTGTTTGTTGCGGGAGGTCTTGGCGGAGGTACGTGTACGGGTGCCGCACCCATTGTTGCAGAGGCTGCAAAGCAAAGCGGCGCGTTGACTGTAGCGGTAATCACCAAACCATTTGCATTTGAAGGTATGCAGCGCGCGCGACTCGCGGAAGAAGGTCTTGCAAGTTTGCGCGAGCGCGTTGATACGTTGATCACAATTCAAAACGACAGACTCTTGCAGATTATCGACCGTAAAACAACTCTTCTAAATGCGTTTGCAATTGTTGACGATGTGTTGCGCCAAGGCGTGCAAGGGATTTCCGATCTTGTTGTGCAACCCGGTATTGTTAACGTAGATTTTGCAGATATCAAGGCAATTATGCAAGACGCGGGGCCGGCATTGATGGGCATTGGACATGCTTCCGGTGAAGAACGGGCAATGGAAGCGGCGCGAAGCGCCATTAACTCCCCGCTTTTAGATATTTCTATTGATGGCGCGCGCGGGGTTCTATTTTGTGTAAGCGGGGGCGATGATCTTGCAATGTCTGAAATTAATGACGCGGCAAAAGTAATCACAGACTCAATTAATCCGGAAGCAAAAGTTATTTTTGGAGCTGTGCTTGATGAACGACTAAAAAAGGGTGAGCTTAAAGTTACGGTGATAGCAACGGGATTTAGCGATAATGATAATATTGGTAGCCGTAAAGAAGAAACGTCACGACGGGAGCGAGGAATTCCTGACATACAAAAAAGAGTCGCTGACCATCGTCACGAATCTCCAGTTTCCATAACAGTTAGCAGTGAAAAGGAGTATGTGGAAGAAAATGAAAATAATAACGCAAATAAAGTTCGACCACTAGAAACAAATATTCCCGTCGCAACCGAGGAAGAAGAAGATTGGGATATCCCCGCGTTTATTAGAAAGAAGTTAAAATAA
- the rpsU gene encoding 30S ribosomal protein S21, with product MTQKLSNIIVERKEREAMGALLRRFTTHVQKSGVIKSVRKHQFYIKPTSKNRRLSSALERNQRRAEYQKLVKLGRAKKNVKKGGKR from the coding sequence ATGACACAGAAATTATCAAACATTATCGTTGAGCGAAAAGAACGCGAGGCAATGGGCGCGCTTTTGCGACGTTTTACTACGCATGTGCAAAAATCAGGTGTGATAAAATCGGTGCGCAAGCATCAATTTTACATAAAACCTACAAGCAAGAATCGTCGTTTAAGCTCGGCTCTTGAGCGCAACCAACGCCGCGCGGAGTATCAAAAATTAGTGAAGCTCGGCAGGGCCAAGAAAAATGTAAAGAAAGGAGGAAAGAGATAA
- a CDS encoding ComEC/Rec2 family competence protein produces the protein MHFLNHQLFSRIILFACIGLLVVLAYISFFGELGAYTLKTGSAEIQGDVVDFPITKSGSTRVTLNLSSGDKVLIFLPLATMVHFGDRIVVKGKIQNADSVQPSDYASYLRGKNINAVMYGASLVNITKGSSQNLFIILAQLREYAQNTIMYFLHGSVGEVVSAMAIGTNMSSAINQLFARAGILHIVAISGMNIVMIMEALLVFFLLCGMRRQTGIIASLAVIFAFIFLAGFSSSVVRAGVMGSMLYVAQLFGRPVSSLRLLLYAAVTMLVWNPFLLAGDVGFQLSFAAMAGIIILAPFVNDELRRLFERRVRDIDSYTKKPNWLAYLWQGARGIIAMSLAATLFTMPISIYHFGLFSVIGLALNIIAVPLLPIILILVFFMIILGSVHAFLGMIVSWPVWLIVSLLYGVASFAGSLPLATISLPAKSLFFFVVGYFFVGFVIFVASRKGYHPLRASSTYFYFD, from the coding sequence ATGCATTTTTTAAATCACCAATTATTCTCTCGCATAATTTTGTTTGCCTGTATCGGCTTACTTGTTGTACTCGCGTATATTTCTTTTTTTGGAGAATTGGGCGCTTACACGCTAAAGACTGGAAGCGCGGAGATTCAGGGTGATGTTGTAGATTTTCCGATAACTAAATCGGGAAGCACGCGCGTTACTTTGAATCTTTCGAGCGGTGATAAGGTATTGATATTTTTACCGCTGGCCACAATGGTGCATTTCGGCGACCGCATTGTCGTTAAGGGGAAGATTCAGAATGCTGACAGCGTGCAGCCGTCTGATTATGCAAGTTATTTGCGCGGGAAAAACATTAACGCGGTGATGTATGGCGCGTCGCTTGTAAACATAACAAAAGGGAGTTCGCAAAATCTTTTTATTATTCTCGCGCAACTGCGCGAGTACGCGCAAAACACTATAATGTATTTTCTTCACGGGTCTGTGGGCGAAGTTGTTTCTGCGATGGCAATAGGAACAAATATGTCGTCTGCAATCAACCAATTATTCGCGCGCGCTGGCATTCTTCATATAGTCGCCATTTCTGGAATGAATATTGTTATGATAATGGAAGCGTTGCTTGTATTCTTTTTGCTTTGCGGCATGCGCAGGCAAACCGGGATCATTGCTTCCCTCGCAGTTATTTTTGCCTTTATATTTTTAGCAGGTTTTAGTTCTTCCGTAGTGCGCGCGGGAGTAATGGGAAGTATGCTGTACGTCGCTCAGCTTTTTGGCAGGCCCGTTTCATCTTTGCGTTTGTTGCTTTACGCGGCAGTTACAATGCTGGTATGGAATCCGTTTTTACTTGCGGGGGACGTCGGTTTCCAGCTTTCGTTTGCCGCAATGGCAGGAATCATTATTCTGGCGCCTTTTGTTAACGATGAACTGCGGCGGCTCTTTGAGAGGAGGGTGAGAGACATTGATTCGTATACCAAAAAACCAAATTGGCTTGCATATCTATGGCAGGGCGCGCGAGGCATTATTGCGATGTCGCTTGCCGCAACACTTTTTACAATGCCTATTAGTATTTATCATTTCGGTCTTTTTTCTGTGATAGGCCTCGCGCTTAACATTATCGCCGTTCCTTTATTGCCGATAATTTTAATTCTCGTATTTTTTATGATTATTCTAGGTTCAGTTCACGCGTTTTTGGGGATGATTGTTTCGTGGCCGGTTTGGCTCATAGTATCTTTATTGTACGGCGTTGCATCGTTTGCAGGATCGTTGCCGCTTGCGACCATCTCACTGCCAGCAAAATCTTTATTCTTTTTTGTTGTAGGATACTTTTTTGTAGGTTTTGTAATTTTTGTCGCATCGCGCAAAGGATATCATCCACTGCGCGCGTCATCAACATATTTTTATTTTGATTAA
- a CDS encoding LysM peptidoglycan-binding domain-containing protein — translation MKNIVIIDDNKTLLEHKELHRKARLFSASTLAAVISSVVIVSLFINLGPGKAAGTNNIQVYTIKKAPASTTVSTVSSTRRAVNFTTGVDAYKTGMSASIVLGQPDFTSSTVNNGGVSANSLNSPSAVEIADGKMVVADSSNNRILIWNSVPNSSTPADLVLGQPNFTSNTANNGGISASTLNGPQSVIYVGGRLFIADSSNNRILIWNSVPNSSTPADLVLGQPNFTSNTANNGGLSASTFGSIWDVASDGTKLAALDPTNNRILIWNSLPTVNQQAADVVLGNSIFTTALSNTASAKDFQCAYTCSIDINNGKLFLMDKINARVLIWNSISTVNYTSADVVIGQPDFTTATNNIFSGTNVVSSKSTRWPSGAYSDGQRLFISDHHNHRIMVFNSMPTSNYAAADIVIGQTSMDTSNGLANGTYTGSITAFNTNSPSKPVYYNGNLIVPDSGNNRILIFPSTVATSAIASTPSTTSSSITYNTNSLTSTKADYGLTDQYGSTTSETDTSPRVMSHTVSLSSLVACTTYHYRTRATDATATEDVSSDNTFTTTGCTASAPVTAETASAITTAAGGTVALTSNNTGISLAIPAAFTGTDANIQVKKIDATTVFRAVTAPSGYSGISTYTYDLKALSGVGTSVTTFNNPITITMTYTDADIPPTISQHTLKIHRYDGVNWNELTGCTVNSLAKTVTCTTTSFSTFALFGSTSSSSLSSCSNIQPGSILPQITKAEAQSTTSILLTIQDGSDPISNYYLQYGTSPNSYSQGLFNIGAKGVGTYIVSSLTPNTTYYFVIASANDCVTGAWSKEVSATTTLAVIKPESPVETPSVAPSTTPIESPPAQTVPTQTEVPSVQTEETAEKEVPSAPSVSINTCQSYIVKVGDSLWSLAARFLGSGLEYKTLAKQNVSSHRSLKKNYDIIWIGWRLKIGCE, via the coding sequence ATGAAAAACATAGTCATAATAGACGACAACAAAACTTTACTTGAACACAAAGAGCTTCACAGAAAAGCTCGTCTGTTTTCAGCAAGCACTCTGGCCGCTGTTATATCTTCTGTTGTGATCGTAAGCTTATTTATTAACCTTGGGCCTGGAAAAGCGGCAGGAACAAACAATATACAGGTATATACAATAAAGAAAGCTCCTGCCAGTACCACGGTGAGCACAGTAAGTTCTACGAGAAGAGCGGTTAATTTTACTACAGGCGTAGATGCTTACAAAACTGGCATGAGCGCATCAATAGTGCTTGGGCAGCCTGATTTTACTAGCAGTACGGTTAATAATGGAGGGGTTTCTGCAAACTCATTAAATTCCCCTAGTGCTGTAGAGATAGCCGATGGAAAAATGGTTGTTGCGGATTCTTCTAATAATAGAATTCTAATTTGGAATTCAGTTCCGAATAGTTCAACACCCGCCGATTTGGTTTTGGGCCAACCCAATTTCACAAGTAATACTGCAAATAATGGCGGTATCTCCGCAAGTACTCTTAATGGTCCCCAGTCAGTTATATATGTTGGCGGTAGGTTATTTATAGCGGATTCTTCTAATAATAGAATTCTAATTTGGAATTCAGTTCCGAATAGTTCAACACCCGCCGATTTGGTTTTGGGCCAACCCAATTTCACAAGTAATACTGCAAATAATGGCGGACTAAGCGCTAGTACTTTCGGTTCTATATGGGACGTAGCTTCAGATGGTACAAAATTAGCCGCGCTAGATCCGACTAATAATAGAATTCTTATATGGAACAGCTTGCCTACAGTAAATCAGCAGGCCGCAGATGTGGTTTTGGGTAATAGTATTTTTACAACGGCATTAAGTAATACAGCTTCAGCAAAGGATTTTCAATGTGCTTATACATGTAGTATAGATATTAACAACGGAAAATTATTCTTAATGGATAAAATTAACGCACGTGTTCTTATCTGGAATTCAATTTCTACTGTTAATTACACTTCTGCTGATGTTGTAATCGGCCAGCCTGATTTTACAACTGCCACCAATAATATTTTTTCAGGAACTAATGTTGTTTCCTCAAAATCGACAAGGTGGCCATCTGGAGCTTATTCTGATGGACAGAGATTATTTATTTCAGATCATCATAATCATAGGATAATGGTATTTAATTCTATGCCAACTAGTAATTATGCAGCTGCGGACATAGTAATCGGTCAGACTAGTATGGATACCAGTAATGGACTCGCTAATGGTACTTATACGGGTTCAATTACAGCTTTTAACACCAATAGTCCAAGTAAACCAGTATATTATAATGGTAACCTGATAGTGCCAGATAGCGGCAACAACCGCATCCTCATCTTCCCCTCCACTGTAGCCACCTCCGCAATCGCTAGCACTCCTTCCACCACATCCTCGTCAATAACCTACAACACCAACAGCCTCACCTCCACCAAAGCAGACTACGGACTCACAGACCAATATGGTTCAACAACATCAGAAACAGACACCTCGCCCAGAGTAATGAGCCACACAGTCTCACTATCCAGCCTCGTAGCATGCACCACCTATCATTACAGAACAAGAGCCACAGACGCCACAGCCACGGAAGATGTAAGCAGTGACAACACCTTCACCACCACGGGCTGCACCGCCTCTGCTCCAGTCACCGCAGAAACAGCTTCAGCAATCACCACAGCCGCAGGAGGCACGGTAGCTCTAACATCAAACAACACAGGCATATCACTGGCCATCCCCGCGGCATTCACAGGCACAGACGCTAATATCCAAGTAAAGAAGATAGATGCCACAACTGTCTTTAGAGCAGTAACGGCTCCATCAGGTTACAGCGGCATCAGCACATACACATACGACCTTAAAGCGCTAAGCGGCGTGGGAACCTCTGTTACAACCTTCAATAACCCTATTACAATTACAATGACATACACCGACGCTGACATTCCTCCTACTATCTCCCAGCATACCCTCAAGATACACAGATATGACGGAGTAAATTGGAACGAGCTAACCGGCTGTACCGTAAACAGTTTGGCTAAAACAGTCACCTGCACCACCACAAGCTTTTCTACCTTCGCCCTCTTTGGCTCTACTTCTTCATCATCCCTAAGTTCATGTTCCAACATTCAGCCAGGCTCTATTCTACCTCAAATTACCAAAGCAGAGGCTCAATCAACCACCTCCATCCTTCTTACCATCCAAGATGGCAGTGACCCCATCTCTAATTACTACCTGCAATACGGCACATCGCCAAATTCTTACTCTCAAGGATTATTCAACATAGGCGCTAAAGGAGTAGGCACATATATCGTTTCTTCTCTTACCCCCAACACCACCTATTACTTTGTCATTGCTTCAGCTAATGACTGTGTTACCGGCGCTTGGTCAAAGGAAGTATCGGCAACTACGACCTTGGCTGTTATTAAACCAGAGTCACCCGTGGAGACTCCGAGCGTAGCCCCATCAACTACACCGATCGAGTCTCCGCCGGCGCAGACTGTTCCAACGCAAACAGAAGTCCCGTCTGTGCAGACAGAGGAAACTGCGGAGAAGGAGGTGCCGAGCGCGCCATCTGTTTCAATTAATACTTGCCAATCCTATATTGTTAAGGTAGGTGATTCTCTCTGGTCATTAGCAGCTCGCTTTCTCGGCAGCGGTCTTGAATACAAAACACTAGCAAAACAAAACGTCTCGTCACATCGCTCGCTTAAAAAGAATTATGATATTATATGGATTGGATGGAGGCTGAAGATAGGATGCGAGTGA
- the ftsA gene encoding cell division protein FtsA, giving the protein MSTIIVALMPRDHIVAGLDIGTSMVYTIVAQKRHDVVIPQIIGVGAAPSAGMRRGTVVDADEVIKSIRHSAAEAQRVSGVAIERVYVGVGGTHISCIPSKGVVAVSRADQEISNEDVERVLAAAQAISLPSNREIVHVFPSEYIVDGEGGLHDAVGMNGVRLEVNTLIVGGSSPYIKILKRCTQEAGLEVAGMVLNSFASSKAVLSKRQKELGVVCIDIGGGTTSLVVFEEGDIVHTAVFPIGSMHITNDIAIGLRTSIDVAERVKKEYGLALVREASKKETIDLNKIDPQEEGTIMRRDVAEIVEARLGELFDFSNKELRKIGKEAFLPGGVVLVGGGAKVPLIIDLAKERMRLPVQIGFPREVEGIVDSVDDPAFATALGLVFWGLELEDENGGIQRPQFSSLNGSVGKMRKWFRAFLP; this is encoded by the coding sequence ATGAGTACAATAATAGTTGCTCTTATGCCACGCGATCATATAGTTGCAGGTTTAGATATAGGAACGAGTATGGTATACACCATTGTCGCGCAAAAGCGACATGATGTTGTTATTCCGCAAATTATTGGCGTGGGCGCTGCTCCTTCGGCAGGTATGCGCAGAGGTACAGTCGTTGATGCTGACGAGGTAATAAAAAGCATTCGTCATTCTGCTGCTGAGGCTCAGCGTGTTTCAGGTGTGGCTATCGAGCGCGTATATGTTGGCGTAGGAGGAACTCATATTTCTTGCATTCCCAGCAAGGGCGTTGTTGCGGTATCCCGAGCTGACCAAGAGATTTCAAATGAAGATGTAGAGCGAGTATTAGCTGCGGCGCAGGCAATTTCTCTTCCTTCAAACCGTGAAATAGTGCATGTTTTCCCTAGCGAATATATAGTTGATGGCGAGGGTGGGCTTCATGACGCGGTCGGAATGAACGGCGTGCGCCTCGAAGTAAACACGCTTATTGTTGGAGGATCAAGCCCATATATTAAAATTTTAAAACGCTGCACGCAAGAAGCCGGACTGGAGGTGGCGGGTATGGTTTTGAATTCTTTTGCATCAAGCAAGGCGGTATTGAGTAAGAGACAAAAAGAACTCGGCGTGGTCTGCATAGATATCGGGGGCGGTACGACAAGTCTAGTGGTATTTGAAGAAGGAGATATCGTGCATACGGCCGTGTTTCCTATTGGGTCCATGCATATAACAAACGATATTGCCATCGGTTTGCGCACATCAATTGATGTTGCGGAGCGCGTTAAGAAAGAATATGGGCTTGCTCTTGTGCGAGAAGCATCAAAAAAAGAAACGATTGATTTAAATAAAATTGATCCTCAAGAAGAGGGAACGATTATGCGACGAGATGTCGCAGAGATAGTAGAGGCTCGTCTTGGTGAGTTGTTTGACTTTTCCAACAAAGAACTTCGCAAGATTGGCAAAGAAGCATTCTTGCCCGGAGGCGTAGTGCTTGTAGGCGGTGGCGCCAAGGTTCCATTGATTATCGACCTTGCCAAGGAGCGTATGCGCTTACCGGTGCAAATTGGTTTCCCGCGCGAAGTTGAGGGCATTGTTGATTCTGTTGATGATCCGGCGTTTGCCACAGCTCTGGGGCTTGTATTTTGGGGACTTGAGCTTGAAGATGAAAACGGCGGAATACAAAGGCCTCAATTTTCATCATTAAATGGAAGTGTGGGTAAAATGCGAAAATGGTTTCGGGCATTTTTGCCATAA
- a CDS encoding histidine triad nucleotide-binding protein: MKNCIFCAIAGKKKEAEILHENDKMVVIRDIRPSAPVHLLIIPKKHIDSVNELEESDKELVGEMVLLAKKMARERGIGSGYQLRVNVGKDGGQIIPHLHLHLLGGWKEDK, translated from the coding sequence ATGAAAAATTGTATTTTTTGTGCCATTGCTGGCAAGAAAAAAGAAGCAGAGATCTTGCACGAGAATGACAAAATGGTAGTAATACGCGACATTCGTCCAAGCGCGCCAGTGCATTTACTAATTATTCCAAAGAAGCATATAGATTCGGTAAATGAGCTTGAGGAAAGCGATAAAGAATTAGTGGGAGAAATGGTATTGCTTGCAAAGAAAATGGCTAGGGAGCGGGGGATAGGTAGCGGTTATCAGCTAAGAGTGAATGTTGGCAAGGACGGAGGGCAGATAATTCCGCATTTGCATTTGCACTTACTTGGCGGATGGAAGGAGGACAAATAA
- a CDS encoding MBL fold metallo-hydrolase: MLNAIFNYRSAMGVCVGVAALFTILLYQEAQSRSLSISFLDIGQGDSALIVTPSGRTMLVDTGPDGASVSEGIARHMPFYARTIDLIVLTHPDKDHIGGTLAVLKEYDVRGIIMPYAGKDIPVFQEILNTAKARNIPILFARWHERINLDSEVSLRVLWPPEGAENIFSASNDMSLVMKLTYKDDSFMLTGDMEARGEHVLSVFGVDLASDVLKVGHHGSSGSTSEDFLQKVSPKIAVISAGVNNRYGHPTAEVLRRLSSIKTLRTDKNGDITLVSQGNSF, from the coding sequence ATGCTTAATGCGATTTTTAATTATCGGTCAGCAATGGGGGTCTGCGTTGGGGTGGCGGCGTTATTTACTATCCTGCTATACCAAGAAGCACAGTCGCGTTCGCTATCTATATCTTTTTTGGACATTGGGCAGGGCGATTCGGCGCTGATTGTTACTCCCTCGGGCCGTACTATGCTTGTTGACACTGGACCAGACGGAGCATCGGTCAGTGAGGGCATCGCGCGGCATATGCCATTTTACGCGCGTACCATTGATCTCATTGTCCTTACGCACCCGGATAAAGATCATATCGGTGGAACACTAGCGGTGTTGAAAGAATATGATGTGCGCGGAATAATCATGCCGTACGCGGGAAAAGACATACCTGTTTTTCAAGAGATACTTAATACTGCTAAAGCGCGCAATATTCCAATTCTTTTTGCGCGTTGGCACGAGCGTATAAATCTTGATAGTGAAGTTTCGTTGCGCGTGTTGTGGCCGCCGGAGGGAGCGGAAAATATTTTTAGCGCATCCAACGATATGTCGCTCGTGATGAAACTGACTTATAAAGACGATTCATTTATGTTAACTGGGGATATGGAAGCTCGTGGTGAGCACGTTCTCTCTGTATTTGGAGTAGATCTTGCAAGTGATGTGTTGAAAGTTGGGCATCACGGCAGTAGCGGTTCGACAAGCGAGGACTTTTTGCAAAAAGTTTCACCTAAAATTGCGGTAATTTCAGCGGGAGTTAATAACAGATATGGACATCCGACCGCCGAGGTGCTTCGGCGGTTATCCAGCATAAAGACTTTACGAACTGACAAAAATGGTGATATAACACTTGTAAGTCAAGGTAATAGCTTTTAA